In the genome of Marispirochaeta sp., one region contains:
- a CDS encoding methyl-accepting chemotaxis protein, translating to MKVRTRLTLLTALIAVVIVGILVSVVTLRARRMLMDGALNEIAMAVSATVRDTERWEEMIVRSAQAAAGNLSVRRMEEQGHAETFAGTFAALNDYIYTLYSIDAEGNVFITETGERGSGSRADRDYFKEAMAGEAVSRQVLMGRSLVPPVPAVAYGFPIFSADNQRTAAGVLLLASTLAELSDIVLINAPDNSNAFIVDQDAHLIAHIDPEKVQGDELVDFSTHPAVQAFSAQGGDDLFSYDKDGRRVISLHGSAENGWTVFIEIEERVITAAAAKFIQIGLFLGVLGIVILALLLSIVTGATLRPVSTLTEHAGILAKGDLTRKLPKKDMARKDEIGSLSRTFNSLSEQLTQIAGRIQKAADSVSSGSQEVNNAAQSLSQGATEQAASTEEVSASMEQMSSSIRHNSDNSSQTERIAKSSASDAEEGGKAVQETVTAMKSIAEKISIIQEIARNTNLLALNAAIEAARAGEQGKGFAVVATEVRKLAERSQKAAGEIEDLSRNSVAVAEQAGKMFEKMVPEIRKTADLVQEISAASAEQSSGADQINDALMQLENVVQQNASASEEMVATADVLSGHAAELQQTVGFFKIGKRRETQVPRRISPPAATEKPQPAKKTQAPPSSTPSPSPVSNPAESGITLFKESPEKREIADISDDEFEEF from the coding sequence ATGAAGGTGCGTACCCGACTTACCCTGTTGACCGCCCTGATCGCAGTAGTGATCGTCGGCATACTGGTAAGCGTTGTTACCCTGCGGGCCAGAAGAATGCTCATGGACGGAGCATTGAATGAGATAGCCATGGCTGTATCCGCTACGGTCAGGGATACCGAACGCTGGGAGGAGATGATTGTACGTTCCGCCCAGGCTGCAGCGGGCAATCTCAGCGTACGCCGAATGGAAGAACAGGGACACGCTGAAACCTTTGCCGGGACCTTCGCCGCTTTGAATGACTATATCTACACCCTCTATTCAATCGATGCGGAAGGCAATGTATTTATAACGGAAACCGGAGAACGGGGAAGCGGCAGCCGCGCCGACAGGGACTATTTTAAGGAGGCCATGGCAGGAGAAGCGGTAAGCCGCCAGGTTTTAATGGGGCGTTCATTAGTCCCTCCGGTACCGGCGGTGGCATACGGTTTTCCCATATTCAGTGCTGATAACCAGAGGACCGCTGCCGGGGTACTGCTCCTCGCTTCGACTCTGGCGGAGTTGTCCGACATTGTCCTGATAAATGCCCCGGACAACAGTAATGCCTTTATCGTCGATCAGGATGCACATTTAATTGCCCATATTGATCCTGAGAAAGTGCAGGGCGATGAGCTGGTGGATTTTTCCACTCATCCTGCTGTACAGGCTTTTTCTGCACAAGGCGGTGACGATTTGTTCAGCTATGACAAAGACGGTCGGCGGGTAATCAGCCTGCACGGCAGCGCGGAGAACGGCTGGACCGTCTTTATCGAGATCGAGGAGAGGGTAATAACCGCAGCGGCGGCAAAGTTTATCCAGATCGGGCTGTTTCTGGGCGTGCTGGGAATTGTAATCCTTGCTCTGCTCCTGAGTATCGTAACCGGGGCGACCCTGAGACCTGTTTCTACCTTAACAGAGCATGCCGGGATTCTTGCCAAAGGAGATCTTACCCGCAAGCTCCCAAAGAAGGATATGGCGAGAAAAGACGAAATCGGCAGCCTTTCCAGAACCTTCAACAGTTTATCCGAGCAGTTGACACAGATCGCCGGAAGAATCCAGAAGGCAGCAGATTCGGTATCCAGCGGAAGCCAGGAGGTAAATAACGCGGCTCAGTCTCTGTCTCAAGGTGCCACCGAGCAGGCTGCTTCTACCGAGGAAGTGTCGGCATCCATGGAACAGATGAGCTCCAGTATTCGTCATAACAGCGATAACTCTTCACAGACAGAGCGTATTGCCAAGTCCTCCGCCTCGGATGCCGAAGAGGGCGGAAAGGCGGTGCAGGAAACCGTCACTGCCATGAAGTCCATTGCGGAAAAGATCTCCATAATCCAGGAGATTGCCAGGAATACGAATCTTCTGGCCCTTAACGCGGCCATAGAAGCGGCGCGGGCAGGGGAGCAGGGCAAAGGATTTGCAGTAGTCGCCACGGAAGTACGCAAACTGGCGGAACGGAGTCAGAAAGCGGCCGGCGAAATTGAGGATCTTTCACGGAACAGCGTTGCGGTCGCCGAGCAGGCTGGAAAAATGTTCGAGAAAATGGTGCCGGAGATCAGGAAAACCGCTGATCTGGTGCAGGAGATCAGCGCCGCCAGCGCCGAGCAGAGTTCAGGGGCGGATCAGATTAACGACGCACTGATGCAGCTGGAGAATGTCGTGCAGCAGAATGCTTCTGCTTCTGAAGAGATGGTAGCGACAGCGGATGTTCTTTCCGGTCATGCCGCAGAGCTGCAGCAGACGGTCGGGTTTTTCAAGATTGGAAAACGCAGGGAAACTCAGGTTCCAAGGAGAATCAGTCCCCCGGCAGCAACGGAGAAACCCCAACCCGCAAAGAAGACTCAGGCTCCTCCTTCTTCTACTCCTTCGCCTTCGCCTGTAAGCAATCCCGCGGAATCGGGTATTACTTTGTTCAAAGAAAGCCCTGAAAAACGTGAAATTGCTGATATTTCCGACGATGAGTTCGAGGAGTTTTAG
- a CDS encoding SDR family oxidoreductase: MDLGLKSRKALVTGASSGLGFAAASVLAEEGAELSIVSRSEERIQKAAQTIEAASGVKAAALTADLRNAGDIEKLKAMVGETDILVVSTGGPPGGPLDSFGPDEWKKQYEGLFASVLRLSSAFAPGMRRRGWGRIIYITSVNILNPQLNMAFSNAIRAGIAGLAKSQALEWGKDGVTINCVAPGLFATDRLRELFEPMAKEAGMDLEEYLRRKGEALPVRRIGYPEEMGSLIAYLASERSGYMNGLVLPIDGGQHL, translated from the coding sequence ATGGATTTAGGGTTGAAAAGCAGAAAAGCCCTGGTAACCGGCGCCAGTTCAGGACTAGGATTTGCCGCTGCCTCTGTTCTTGCGGAGGAGGGGGCGGAACTCAGTATTGTCTCCCGCAGCGAAGAACGGATTCAAAAGGCCGCCCAAACCATCGAGGCTGCTTCGGGCGTAAAGGCCGCAGCCCTGACGGCGGATCTTCGCAACGCCGGGGACATTGAAAAACTTAAAGCGATGGTGGGAGAAACGGACATCCTGGTGGTCAGCACCGGGGGACCCCCGGGAGGACCCCTGGACTCCTTTGGACCCGATGAGTGGAAAAAGCAGTACGAAGGACTCTTCGCAAGTGTTCTACGCCTCTCATCAGCCTTTGCCCCCGGGATGCGTCGTCGGGGCTGGGGACGGATAATCTATATTACCTCGGTGAATATTCTCAATCCTCAGCTGAATATGGCCTTCAGCAACGCCATACGGGCCGGTATCGCAGGGCTCGCGAAAAGCCAGGCCCTGGAGTGGGGAAAGGACGGCGTTACGATTAACTGCGTTGCCCCGGGGCTCTTTGCCACCGACAGGCTCAGGGAACTTTTTGAACCCATGGCTAAAGAGGCGGGAATGGACCTGGAGGAGTATCTGCGCAGAAAAGGTGAGGCCCTGCCGGTACGCCGAATAGGATATCCTGAAGAGATGGGAAGTCTTATCGCCTACCTTGCGTCTGAGCGTTCCGGGTATATGAACGGTCTTGTTCTGCCCATCGACGGCGGCCAGCACCTATAG
- a CDS encoding FGGY-family carbohydrate kinase, whose translation MPGTVLGPLQPALAQEIGADHEILVTATACHDTASAVAAVPAQSGDKSAYLSSGTWSLLGIENPNAIINPRSLESNITNEGAADGGIRFLKNIMGLWILQECRRSWEAEGLNIDYSTLAREAEKAESCMYELNVDDPRFLKPGLADDTMPKRIAEYCAETGQVPPETPPEFARGIFKGLAAAYAQTVSEITAVSGRSINTLHIIGGGCQNRFLNQITADTTGIPVTAGPVEATALGNIMMQAIAVGELKDQQEGRSLLREGGEILTYTPSSS comes from the coding sequence ATGCCCGGGACTGTGCTTGGTCCGCTGCAGCCTGCACTGGCGCAGGAGATTGGTGCCGATCACGAAATTCTGGTAACCGCCACTGCCTGTCATGATACCGCCTCCGCGGTAGCAGCCGTGCCTGCGCAAAGCGGAGATAAAAGTGCCTATTTAAGCTCCGGAACCTGGTCCCTGCTTGGAATTGAGAATCCAAATGCGATAATAAATCCCCGCAGCCTGGAATCAAACATAACCAACGAGGGGGCAGCCGACGGTGGTATCCGCTTTCTGAAAAATATTATGGGACTGTGGATTCTACAGGAGTGTCGGCGCAGCTGGGAGGCGGAAGGGTTGAATATCGATTACAGCACCCTCGCCCGGGAAGCTGAAAAAGCTGAATCCTGTATGTACGAGCTGAATGTAGATGATCCGCGTTTTCTGAAGCCCGGTCTGGCAGATGACACCATGCCGAAACGGATTGCGGAGTACTGCGCCGAAACCGGTCAGGTTCCCCCGGAGACTCCTCCGGAATTCGCCCGTGGAATATTCAAGGGGCTTGCTGCAGCCTATGCACAAACTGTCTCCGAAATCACCGCTGTCTCCGGAAGAAGTATCAATACTCTCCACATTATCGGCGGCGGCTGTCAGAACCGGTTTCTGAATCAGATAACCGCGGATACTACAGGAATCCCGGTTACCGCCGGGCCGGTAGAAGCAACCGCACTGGGAAACATCATGATGCAGGCTATTGCCGTCGGGGAGCTGAAAGACCAGCAGGAAGGTCGTTCCCTGCTGAGGGAAGGGGGGGAGATACTGACCTATACCCCTTCCTCCTCCTGA
- a CDS encoding transposase — translation MGERRKYTKEFTIEAVRLLNNCDKGGYEIEKDLGIGTGVIYRWRRELEEEGTEGIKSGSPNVIFYFYPALYKPSLNYFYSFFYVYI, via the coding sequence ATGGGAGAGAGACGAAAGTATACCAAAGAGTTTACGATTGAAGCGGTCCGGCTGCTGAACAACTGTGACAAGGGCGGCTATGAGATCGAAAAGGATCTGGGAATCGGTACAGGGGTAATCTATCGATGGAGACGCGAGCTGGAGGAAGAAGGGACGGAGGGGATAAAATCAGGTTCACCAAATGTTATATTTTACTTCTATCCAGCACTGTACAAACCGTCACTGAATTATTTTTACTCCTTTTTCTATGTTTATATATGA
- a CDS encoding heavy metal translocating P-type ATPase, producing the protein MSERAEYAVEGMTCASCVLNVEKALKKVPGVETVNVNLSDKKAVITYKEADESSFKRAVENAGYKLNTMDEAHEKELEHLRREKKRMIIAWAITLPLTLKMLVHMLFGITIGGPYVSFITDIVAAFPVIFIIGWPVIRTTLLSLKTFNFNMDSLIGIGTIAAYSTGILKLFGVQIENFAVVGAMIMSINFIGNYLKEMATGRASQAIKQLLELGAKSAHRIDESGTIEDVPVESLVIGDTVLVRPGEKVPVDGEIIEGESSLDESIATGESIPVDKKTGDKVIGATVNQQGAVKVRIEKVGKDTFLSRIIKMVEDAQGTKVPIQAFADKVTAIFVPIVLVISLGTFLFWFFLPEAGNQVLRFFETVIPWINPDRGVVSAALFAAIATLVIACPCALGLATPTALMVGMGKGAVNGVLIRNGEAIQTAQKIDTVVFDKTGTITVGKPGIKVLKSSLPEEKFLALVASVENLSEHPLARAVVAAAEERNIPLENCDSFESLTGKGIQAHIHGQRVEVGSLKLFNESGIPTGAYTDDINELQAQGATVILAALEGDLIGIAGIADAIKHDSREALDQLHEMGITTVMLTGDNRKAATAIANEVGIDRVEAELLPEDKIDIVRKLQKEGKTVAMVGDGINDAPALKQADVGIAIGTGTDIAIESADITLVSGSLTGAVKAIRLSKATFRKIMQNLFWAFFYNVIAVPLAVFGLLHPVIAETAMAFSSINVVGNSLRLKRVSLEE; encoded by the coding sequence ATGTCTGAACGAGCAGAATATGCGGTAGAGGGAATGACCTGCGCCAGCTGCGTGCTGAATGTTGAAAAAGCGCTGAAAAAGGTTCCTGGAGTAGAGACCGTCAACGTTAACCTGTCGGATAAAAAGGCGGTAATTACCTATAAAGAAGCAGATGAATCGTCTTTTAAAAGAGCCGTGGAAAACGCGGGGTATAAACTCAATACCATGGACGAGGCCCACGAGAAGGAACTGGAACATCTGAGACGGGAAAAAAAGCGGATGATAATCGCCTGGGCCATAACCCTGCCCCTGACCCTGAAGATGCTGGTCCATATGCTCTTCGGTATTACTATAGGCGGACCCTATGTTTCGTTTATCACAGACATTGTGGCTGCGTTTCCAGTGATCTTTATCATCGGATGGCCGGTAATACGTACGACCCTGCTCTCCTTGAAGACCTTCAACTTTAACATGGATTCCCTGATCGGGATCGGTACTATCGCCGCTTATTCTACCGGGATTCTAAAGCTTTTCGGAGTCCAGATAGAGAACTTTGCCGTGGTGGGAGCCATGATAATGAGCATTAATTTTATCGGTAACTACCTGAAAGAGATGGCCACCGGCAGAGCATCCCAGGCGATTAAGCAGTTACTCGAGCTGGGAGCCAAGAGCGCCCATCGTATTGACGAATCCGGCACTATCGAGGATGTTCCGGTGGAAAGCCTTGTAATCGGCGACACCGTACTGGTACGTCCCGGCGAAAAGGTCCCGGTGGACGGAGAAATAATCGAGGGCGAAAGCTCTCTGGACGAGTCCATAGCCACAGGAGAATCCATTCCTGTGGATAAAAAGACCGGAGACAAGGTTATCGGCGCTACGGTTAACCAGCAGGGAGCCGTCAAGGTCCGTATCGAGAAGGTAGGCAAGGACACCTTTTTAAGCCGGATCATCAAGATGGTGGAGGACGCCCAGGGAACCAAGGTGCCGATTCAGGCATTTGCCGATAAAGTAACCGCGATTTTTGTGCCCATCGTACTGGTAATTTCTCTGGGGACATTTCTCTTCTGGTTCTTCCTGCCCGAAGCGGGAAACCAGGTGCTCAGATTCTTTGAGACCGTGATTCCCTGGATTAATCCCGACCGCGGCGTCGTGTCGGCGGCCCTCTTTGCAGCCATCGCGACCCTGGTAATAGCCTGTCCCTGCGCCCTGGGACTGGCGACCCCTACAGCCCTGATGGTGGGAATGGGAAAAGGTGCGGTGAACGGGGTGCTTATTCGGAACGGCGAGGCCATCCAGACCGCCCAGAAGATCGATACGGTGGTCTTTGATAAAACAGGGACAATCACCGTCGGCAAGCCCGGAATTAAAGTACTGAAGAGCAGTCTGCCCGAGGAAAAGTTCCTCGCTCTGGTGGCCTCAGTGGAGAACCTTTCTGAACATCCCCTGGCACGTGCTGTGGTTGCAGCTGCTGAAGAACGGAATATACCCCTTGAGAACTGCGACAGTTTCGAGTCGCTTACCGGTAAAGGAATCCAGGCCCACATACATGGACAACGGGTTGAAGTCGGAAGCCTGAAACTCTTTAATGAAAGCGGGATCCCGACCGGCGCGTACACTGATGATATCAACGAGCTTCAGGCTCAAGGGGCAACTGTTATCCTCGCCGCCCTTGAAGGAGATCTTATCGGCATTGCCGGTATTGCAGACGCCATCAAGCACGACTCCCGGGAGGCTCTGGACCAGCTGCATGAAATGGGCATTACAACAGTCATGCTCACGGGAGATAACCGTAAAGCCGCCACAGCCATTGCGAATGAGGTGGGTATAGACAGGGTAGAGGCAGAACTTTTGCCGGAGGACAAAATCGATATTGTCAGGAAACTCCAGAAAGAAGGGAAAACGGTTGCCATGGTGGGTGACGGTATTAACGATGCCCCGGCCCTGAAGCAGGCTGACGTGGGAATAGCCATTGGAACAGGTACCGACATCGCTATAGAATCGGCAGACATCACCCTGGTCTCCGGAAGCCTGACAGGTGCGGTCAAGGCAATACGCCTCTCCAAGGCCACCTTCAGAAAGATCATGCAGAACCTTTTCTGGGCTTTTTTCTATAATGTCATCGCCGTTCCTTTGGCGGTGTTTGGTCTGCTGCACCCGGTTATTGCGGAGACAGCCATGGCCTTCAGTTCCATCAATGTGGTGGGGAACTCCCTGCGGCTGAAGAGGGTCTCTCTAGAGGAGTAA
- a CDS encoding glycyl radical protein — translation MKTQIVKASGYNPRIQRLRDEVINAKSTICPERARFYTEVYKEHADKPLIIRRALALSSTLENMTVFIEPDGLIVGNQASQLRAAPIFPEYAVEWIEKEINEFEKRPGDQFYPSREVKDEILDICEFWRGKTTLDKGRVLMGKKLHEIHEAGIIRAEGNLTSGDAHIAVNNEKILAEGLDQFIYRVRGRFEKENNTTLDGVKHRSFYQSLDIGLSALQKFIIRFADSAGIQADAGGITPQRSEELKEIEDICRVIAHQPPKTFRQALQLTYFIQLVLQIESNGHSVSLGRMDQYLYPFYAQDVKRGILTPDFAMELLENTWVKLLSIHKIRSWSHTRFSAGSPLYQNVTIGGQTPQREDAVNDLSYLILNSVGETKLTQPNLSVRFHKNMSDDFLKACLEVIQKGFGMPAFNNDEIVIPSFIELGVEPEDAYNYSAIGCIEVAVPGKWGYRTTGKHFLNFMRIFLAAMHDGTDPVSGKKFYPGIGHLKDFTSFDQVMEAWKVQVANYAQAGIAIDTAIDIVLEEEAPDIICSAFVDDCIERGKTIHEGGSKYDFVSGLQVGIANLGNSLATIKKMVFEDKTVTAEQLLKHMENDFNDAGGEELRQRILNEVPKFGNDDDYVDQLVFQAYMSYIEELDKYKTIRYGRGPIGCRYYAGTSSISANVPQGAIVPATPDGRHAGTPLAEGCSPSGGTDIKGPTAVFQSIGKLPTEKILGGVLLNQKVTPTILEDENNQVKLAALLRGFFAGLNGWHVQYNVVDRETLLDAQKHPDNHRDLVVRVAGYSAFFNTLSKDTQDDIIARTEQSL, via the coding sequence ATGAAAACACAAATAGTAAAAGCAAGTGGGTACAACCCAAGAATTCAGCGGCTTCGAGATGAAGTCATCAATGCTAAATCGACCATCTGCCCTGAACGGGCACGATTCTATACAGAAGTTTATAAAGAGCATGCTGATAAGCCGCTCATTATTAGGCGCGCACTTGCTCTAAGCAGTACTCTGGAGAACATGACCGTTTTTATTGAACCTGATGGGCTCATTGTGGGAAACCAGGCGTCACAGCTGCGAGCAGCCCCCATCTTTCCAGAGTATGCAGTCGAGTGGATCGAGAAGGAGATCAACGAGTTCGAAAAACGTCCAGGTGACCAATTCTATCCATCACGTGAAGTAAAAGACGAAATACTCGATATTTGTGAATTCTGGCGCGGCAAAACAACGTTGGACAAAGGACGTGTTCTCATGGGGAAAAAGCTTCATGAAATCCATGAGGCCGGCATTATACGAGCTGAGGGGAACCTTACATCAGGCGATGCTCATATAGCTGTTAACAATGAGAAAATACTTGCTGAAGGTTTAGATCAGTTTATCTATCGTGTTCGTGGCCGCTTTGAAAAAGAAAATAACACAACGCTTGACGGCGTCAAACATCGAAGCTTCTATCAGTCATTGGATATAGGTCTTTCTGCATTGCAGAAATTTATCATCCGATTTGCTGATTCAGCCGGCATCCAAGCAGATGCAGGGGGAATAACACCCCAAAGGTCAGAGGAACTCAAAGAGATTGAAGATATTTGTCGAGTAATAGCACACCAGCCTCCGAAAACTTTCAGACAAGCCCTTCAGCTGACCTATTTTATCCAGCTGGTACTCCAAATTGAAAGCAACGGCCATTCAGTATCTCTCGGTCGAATGGATCAGTATCTATATCCATTTTATGCACAAGATGTAAAGCGTGGGATCTTAACACCGGACTTTGCTATGGAGCTGCTTGAGAATACATGGGTTAAGCTTCTTTCAATCCATAAAATTCGTTCCTGGTCACACACACGTTTTTCTGCAGGAAGCCCGCTCTATCAGAATGTCACTATTGGTGGACAGACTCCACAACGAGAAGATGCTGTAAATGATCTTAGTTACCTCATACTGAATTCCGTTGGAGAAACGAAACTTACTCAACCAAACCTTTCGGTACGTTTTCATAAAAACATGAGTGATGATTTTCTGAAAGCATGTCTAGAAGTAATTCAAAAAGGCTTCGGCATGCCGGCTTTCAATAATGACGAGATAGTCATACCCTCGTTCATTGAACTGGGTGTTGAGCCTGAGGACGCCTACAACTACTCAGCAATCGGCTGTATAGAGGTGGCTGTTCCCGGGAAATGGGGATACAGGACTACTGGTAAACACTTTCTCAACTTTATGAGAATCTTCCTTGCCGCAATGCATGACGGTACGGATCCCGTCTCAGGTAAGAAATTTTATCCTGGTATTGGGCACTTGAAGGATTTTACTTCGTTTGATCAGGTCATGGAAGCTTGGAAAGTACAAGTTGCGAATTATGCCCAAGCAGGCATTGCCATTGATACTGCTATTGATATCGTACTTGAAGAGGAAGCTCCCGATATAATCTGCAGCGCCTTTGTAGATGACTGTATCGAACGTGGGAAGACTATACATGAAGGCGGATCAAAATACGATTTTGTATCTGGTCTTCAGGTTGGAATAGCAAACCTAGGGAATTCTCTTGCCACCATCAAGAAGATGGTTTTTGAAGATAAGACAGTAACAGCTGAACAGTTGCTTAAGCATATGGAAAATGATTTTAACGACGCAGGCGGAGAAGAACTCAGACAGAGGATACTAAATGAAGTTCCAAAGTTCGGTAATGATGATGATTATGTTGACCAGCTCGTTTTCCAGGCATATATGTCGTACATCGAAGAACTTGATAAGTACAAAACCATCCGTTATGGAAGGGGGCCAATAGGCTGTCGATATTATGCCGGGACATCGAGTATTTCCGCTAATGTTCCTCAGGGGGCAATAGTACCGGCTACACCCGACGGCAGACATGCAGGAACACCGCTGGCCGAGGGCTGTTCACCTTCGGGAGGAACAGATATAAAAGGCCCAACAGCTGTATTTCAGTCAATCGGTAAGCTCCCTACAGAGAAGATTCTCGGTGGGGTTCTACTAAATCAGAAGGTCACTCCGACAATTCTTGAAGATGAAAACAATCAGGTAAAACTAGCGGCTCTTCTGAGAGGTTTCTTTGCAGGCCTAAACGGGTGGCATGTACAGTACAATGTGGTTGACAGGGAAACCCTGCTTGATGCTCAGAAACATCCTGACAACCATCGTGATCTTGTTGTTCGTGTAGCGGGTTACTCGGCATTCTTTAATACACTTTCAAAGGATACACAGGATGATATCATCGCTCGAACAGAACAGTCGTTATAA
- a CDS encoding nucleoside-triphosphatase, producing MTRFVTKTEGKSREEAVQEQFAATGNAAGFCSRALIEGETTIGYELVDLKSGRTVLCAMLPDRIPSGWNEELQHGKYSFSREGFAFAETIIDKALEDGATVLFLDEIGKLELKDSGFASLLQRCAASGSELVIGCRRANIAKIREQFLTE from the coding sequence ATGACACGTTTTGTTACAAAAACCGAAGGTAAAAGCCGGGAAGAGGCTGTACAGGAACAGTTTGCCGCCACCGGGAATGCTGCGGGATTCTGCAGCAGGGCACTGATAGAGGGGGAAACCACTATCGGATACGAGCTTGTGGACCTGAAAAGCGGCAGAACAGTCCTCTGTGCCATGCTTCCGGACCGGATTCCATCCGGCTGGAACGAGGAACTGCAGCATGGAAAATACAGCTTTTCCCGGGAAGGCTTTGCGTTCGCCGAAACAATAATCGACAAGGCTCTTGAGGATGGAGCAACGGTGCTCTTTCTGGATGAAATCGGCAAACTGGAGCTGAAAGACAGCGGCTTTGCCTCCCTGCTGCAGCGATGTGCCGCCAGCGGTTCAGAACTGGTTATCGGCTGCAGAAGGGCCAACATAGCGAAAATCAGGGAGCAATTCCTGACCGAATAG
- a CDS encoding metal-sensitive transcriptional regulator: MMDQKQKEDVQRRLGKVEGQIRGISKMVESDRYCMDILSQIRAVVSAIRKVEDIIMDQHLHTCVADSMRHGDEADQNEKVAEIMDMLSRFRRIG, encoded by the coding sequence ATGATGGATCAGAAACAAAAAGAGGATGTTCAGCGAAGGTTAGGAAAGGTGGAGGGCCAGATTCGCGGAATATCCAAGATGGTCGAGAGCGACCGCTATTGCATGGATATCCTGTCCCAGATACGGGCAGTGGTTTCGGCAATACGAAAAGTAGAAGACATAATAATGGATCAGCATCTGCACACCTGCGTGGCCGACAGTATGCGTCACGGGGATGAAGCGGACCAGAACGAAAAGGTCGCCGAGATCATGGACATGCTGTCCAGGTTTCGGCGTATCGGCTAA
- a CDS encoding YdeI/OmpD-associated family protein — protein sequence MAEDKIATGVIHEVPDDLREALISNPEIVEEWNRLTLLARNERICWIISVKK from the coding sequence ATGGCAGAGGATAAAATAGCCACCGGTGTGATTCACGAAGTACCGGATGATCTGAGGGAAGCTCTGATTTCCAACCCGGAGATAGTCGAAGAATGGAACCGCCTCACGCTTCTTGCGCGCAACGAGCGGATCTGCTGGATCATCAGTGTAAAAAAATAG
- a CDS encoding DeoR/GlpR family DNA-binding transcription regulator, with protein sequence MNERQKSILELLSKSKELSVNELAAQFGVSSVTIRGDLDYLENERLLKRVHGGARLHSEDDISQRIGINYPRKAAIAAKAASLVKPGETIFIDAGSVNALFARELAQIPDIQIVTSNVYIARQLKESRVNVIILGGLFQHDSESVVGSLAKMGLERINFSKAFIGVDGITKSYGFASNDMMRAEIAREAILRAEQGFVLSDSTKIGKIAACTICSLDEADCLVTDDGVSAAQRKKFEKDGLKVEIAEN encoded by the coding sequence ATGAATGAACGGCAAAAAAGCATTTTAGAACTTCTGTCAAAAAGTAAAGAACTTTCAGTCAACGAGCTTGCAGCACAGTTCGGCGTAAGCAGTGTGACAATCAGGGGAGACCTGGATTATTTAGAAAATGAACGGCTGCTTAAAAGAGTTCACGGCGGGGCGAGACTGCATAGCGAAGATGATATTTCACAGAGAATTGGTATCAATTATCCGAGAAAGGCTGCAATCGCAGCCAAAGCTGCATCGCTAGTCAAACCAGGAGAGACGATATTTATTGACGCCGGATCTGTAAACGCCCTTTTTGCTCGAGAGCTTGCACAGATTCCAGATATCCAGATTGTGACCTCAAATGTCTATATAGCCCGACAATTGAAAGAATCCAGAGTGAATGTAATCATTTTGGGCGGCTTATTTCAACACGACAGTGAGTCTGTAGTTGGATCCTTAGCTAAAATGGGGTTGGAAAGGATAAATTTTTCTAAGGCCTTCATTGGTGTTGACGGCATCACAAAAAGTTACGGATTTGCAAGCAATGACATGATGCGTGCTGAGATCGCACGTGAGGCGATTTTACGAGCTGAACAGGGTTTTGTGCTTTCCGATTCTACAAAGATCGGAAAGATAGCTGCGTGTACGATATGCAGTCTTGATGAAGCTGACTGCCTTGTTACTGATGATGGTGTTAGTGCAGCACAGCGGAAAAAGTTCGAAAAGGACGGGCTGAAAGTTGAAATCGCAGAAAACTGA
- a CDS encoding cation transporter, whose product MAKKIELNIEGMSCAHCVMAVTNALEKGEGVKKAKVNLKKKKATVTAEDTVDPAVLVGLVQETGYEASPM is encoded by the coding sequence ATGGCCAAAAAGATTGAGTTGAATATAGAAGGAATGAGCTGCGCACACTGCGTGATGGCTGTTACCAATGCCCTGGAAAAAGGCGAAGGGGTAAAGAAAGCCAAAGTTAACCTGAAGAAAAAGAAGGCAACAGTCACAGCGGAAGATACCGTCGATCCTGCGGTTCTTGTCGGCCTGGTACAGGAAACAGGATACGAAGCATCCCCGATGTAA